A genomic segment from Brevundimonas mediterranea encodes:
- the mnmC gene encoding FAD-dependent 5-carboxymethylaminomethyl-2-thiouridine(34) oxidoreductase MnmC — protein MTTDDTAPHLTWTDDDEPRSGRFGDVYFSRDDGLAETRAVFLEGCGLPDAWAGRRHFTVAELGFGTGLNIAALLDLWSRTRPEGGRLHVFSIEGFPLTADEARRALGAWPELAEAALALTEAWPERTPGFHRVDLPGFHAVLDVAVGDVDWALDQWSGAADAWFLDGFSPALNPGMWSETVMDRIAARSAPGARVATFTVAGAVRRGLSERGFVVEKKPGHGRKRERLEARRDGAPAPDQAPRVAVIGAGVAGAAVARALVASGITPVVIEGERPGAGGSGFPAGLATPRLDAGDAAIAGLYAQALERARHLYDATPGAVLSRGVLQLPQAARDPARFDKIAAQSLWRDGAMSVIDAEAAADRLGEPTAEGGLMMADARVIHAAAILSAWLKAVPMITATVARIERGDAGWTLSDAEGRILAQADAVVVTAGWGTAGLLADAGLSPVRGQADWVEGPASPGVAWGGYVAPTGTGVLFGATHDRGDVTLEARDADSARNLDALRARLPHLAAQAETGVRHRRVAIRATTRDRLPLAGRRADGLYLLSGLGSRGFCVAPLLGEHVAALIAGTPSPLPATLFGRIDPDRLGPA, from the coding sequence ATGACGACCGACGACACCGCCCCGCACCTGACCTGGACCGATGACGACGAACCGCGCTCCGGCCGGTTCGGCGACGTCTATTTCTCACGCGACGACGGTCTGGCCGAGACCCGCGCCGTCTTCCTGGAAGGCTGCGGCCTGCCGGACGCCTGGGCCGGGCGACGCCATTTCACCGTGGCCGAGCTGGGGTTCGGCACCGGGCTGAACATCGCCGCCCTGCTGGACCTGTGGAGCCGGACCCGGCCCGAGGGCGGGCGGCTGCACGTCTTCTCCATCGAGGGGTTTCCCCTGACCGCCGACGAGGCGCGGCGCGCCCTGGGCGCCTGGCCCGAACTGGCGGAGGCGGCCCTGGCCCTGACTGAAGCGTGGCCGGAGCGGACGCCGGGCTTTCACCGGGTCGATCTGCCGGGGTTCCACGCGGTGCTCGACGTCGCCGTCGGCGACGTCGACTGGGCCCTGGACCAGTGGTCGGGAGCGGCCGACGCCTGGTTCCTGGACGGTTTCTCGCCGGCCCTGAACCCCGGCATGTGGTCCGAAACGGTGATGGACCGGATCGCCGCCCGGTCGGCCCCCGGCGCGCGAGTCGCCACCTTCACGGTCGCCGGCGCGGTTCGACGCGGCCTGTCGGAACGCGGCTTCGTGGTCGAGAAGAAGCCCGGCCACGGCCGCAAGCGTGAACGGCTGGAGGCGCGGCGGGACGGCGCCCCTGCGCCCGACCAGGCCCCCCGCGTCGCCGTCATCGGGGCCGGAGTGGCCGGGGCGGCCGTGGCCCGCGCCCTGGTCGCATCAGGAATCACGCCGGTGGTGATCGAGGGCGAGCGGCCCGGCGCGGGGGGATCGGGGTTTCCGGCCGGACTGGCGACGCCGCGCCTCGACGCCGGGGATGCGGCCATCGCCGGCCTGTACGCCCAGGCGCTGGAACGGGCGCGGCATCTGTATGACGCCACGCCGGGGGCCGTTCTGAGCCGGGGCGTCCTGCAACTGCCCCAGGCGGCGCGCGATCCGGCGCGCTTCGACAAGATCGCCGCCCAGTCCCTGTGGCGCGACGGCGCCATGTCGGTGATCGACGCCGAGGCCGCTGCAGACCGACTGGGCGAACCGACCGCCGAGGGCGGGCTGATGATGGCCGACGCCCGCGTGATTCACGCCGCCGCCATCCTGTCGGCCTGGCTGAAGGCCGTGCCCATGATCACCGCGACCGTGGCCCGGATCGAGCGCGGCGACGCCGGCTGGACCCTGAGTGACGCCGAGGGCCGGATCCTGGCCCAGGCGGACGCGGTGGTGGTGACGGCCGGCTGGGGAACGGCCGGATTGCTGGCGGACGCCGGCCTGTCGCCCGTCCGGGGCCAGGCCGACTGGGTCGAGGGTCCGGCGTCTCCGGGCGTGGCCTGGGGCGGCTATGTCGCGCCCACCGGCACGGGCGTCCTGTTCGGAGCAACCCACGACCGCGGCGACGTGACCCTGGAGGCGCGCGATGCGGACAGCGCCCGGAACCTGGACGCCCTGCGCGCGCGCCTGCCGCATCTGGCCGCCCAGGCTGAGACGGGCGTCCGCCATCGTCGGGTCGCCATCCGGGCCACGACACGCGACCGGCTGCCGTTGGCGGGGCGTCGAGCGGACGGGCTCTATCTGCTGTCGGGCCTGGGTTCACGCGGTTTCTGCGTGGCGCCCCTGCTGGGCGAACATGTCGCCGCCCTGATCGCCGGTACGCCTTCGCCGCTTCCTGCAACGCTTTTTGGACGGATCGATCCTGACCGTCTGGGGCCGGCTTGA